CGGGCCGCCCTCGGTGACCGTGCAGACGACGTCGTTGCCGTCGACCTCTTCGACCCTCAGGGCGACCTTGCCGTCGTCGACCAGCAGCCGGTCGCCCTTGGCGGCATCCTGGGCCAACTGCTTGTAGGTGGTGGACACCCGGTCGTGGGTGCCCTCACAGTCCTCGACGGTGATGCGCACGGTCTCACCGGTCGCCCAGTACGTCGGGCCGTCCTTGAAGCGTCCCAGACGGATCTTGGGACCCTGCAGGTCGGCCAGGATGCCGACCGCATGACCCGTGGCATCGGATGCGGCACGCACCCTCTTGTATGCGGCCTCGTGGTCGGTGTAGTCGCCGTGGCTGAAGTTCAGCCGCGCGACATCCATCCCGGCCTCGACCAGCGCCCTGACGGTCTCATCCGTGCTGGTGGCGGGGCCAAGCGTACAAACGATCTTTCCGCGTCTGCTCACGTCTTCTGAGCATAGTCGTTGATCGATTCAGATGACGATTCAGACGACGGCCAGCGGCAGGGCGCCCGGACGTACCGGCGACGGCAGATCCGACTCGCCCATCAGGTAGGCGTCGACCGCGTGCGCCGCGCTGCGGCCCTCGGCGATGGCCCATACCACCAGCGACGCCCCGCGGTGCGCATCGCCACAGACGAACACCCCTGGCGCGTCGGTCTGCCAATCCGAACCGCACGGAATGGCGCCGCGCTTGTTGAGTTCGATGTTGAGATCGTCGAGCAGCGGCATGTGCTCGACACCCTCGAAACCGATCGCCAACAGCGCGAGATCGCACGGGATCTCCAGCGGCTCGCCCACCGGCGTGATGTGCCGTCGTCCTTCGGCATCCCTGGTGACCCGCACCTCGGCGATCTCCACGGCCCGCACATGCCCCTTGTCGTCACCCACGAAGCGCTGTACGGCCACCTCGAAGCGCCGCGCACCACCCTCGGCGTGCGCCGGTGACGTGCGCAGCACCAGCGGCCACGTCGGCCACGGGGTGAGCGTGTCGTCGCGCACCTCGGGCGGTTCGGGGTTGTAGTCCAACTGCGTCACCGACGCCGCGCCCTGCCGATGCGCGGTGCCGAGGCAGTCCGCGCCGGTGTCGCCGCCGCCGATGATGACGACGTGCCTGCCTGCCGCCGAGATCGGCGACGGCCCGTCACCCTCACACTCGCGGTTGGCCGGCACCAGATGCTCCATCGCGAGGTGCACACCGGCCAAATCGCGTCCGGGCACGTCGTTGTCGCGGCCACGCAACGCACCGACCGCCAGCACCACGGCCTGATGCCTGCCACGCAGCTGTTCGACGGACACGTCGACGCCGACCTCGCACTCGGTGACGAACCGGGTTCCCTCGGCACGCATCTGGGCGAGCCGTTGGTTGAGCGTCGACTTCTCGAGCTTGTACTCGGGGATGCCGTAGCGCAGCAGTCCCCCGAGCCGGTCATCACGCTCGTACACGGTCACCTCGTGACCGGCGCGCGTGAGCTGTTGTGCCGCAGCAAGTCCCGCGGGGCCCGATCCCACCACCGCAACACTCTTGCCGGTCGAGATCTGCGCGGGCTGCGGTTCGACGGTGCCGTCCATCCACGCCTGGTCGGCGATGGACTGCTCGATGCGTTTGATGGTGACGCTGCCGCCGGTGTGCTCCTCGGAGATCGACAGCACGCAGGCCGCCTCACACGGTGCGGGGCACAACCGCCCGGTGAACTCCGGGAAGTTGTTGGTCGCATGCAGCCGATCGCTCGCGGCGTCCCAGCGTCCGCGCCGCACCAGGTCGTTCCACTCCGGGATCAGGTTGCCCAACGGGCACCCGGCACTGCCGGAATGACAGAACGGGATACCGCAGTCCATGCAGCGACGCGCCTGCTGTGACACCTCGCCGGCACGTTCATGCGGGTCCTGGCGTTCGTAGACCTCCCGCCAGTCGCCGACACGCTCGTCGACCGGCCGCTTGGCGGCCTCGATTTTCGGTACACGTAGGAATCCGGTGGGATCAGCCACGGCTGGCCTCCATGATCGCGCTGTCGACGTCCCGGCCCTCGGCCTTGGCCATCCGGGTCGCCTGCAGGACGCGCTGATAGTCGGTGGGCATTATCTTGGTGAATTGGGCGCTGCGCCTTGGCCAGTCGGACAAGAGCGATGTGCCCAGCGTGCTTCCGGTGTACCGGACGTGGTCGGCGACGACGTGGCGCAGCCAGTCCAGATCTTCGGGGTCGAGCCGCTGCAGTAGCACCATCTCGGTGTTCACCTTCGCCGGGTCCAGGCCCAGCACGAAGGCGATGCCACCGGACATGCCCGCCGCCAGGTTCCGGCCGGTCCTGCCGAGGACGACGACCCGACCGCCGGTCATGTACTCGCAGGCGTGGTCGCCGACACCTTCGACGACCGCCAGCGCGCCGGAGTTGCGGGCACAGAAGCGTTCACCGGCCCGGCCGCGCAGGTACACCTCGCCGGAGGTGGCTCCGTACAGCAGGGTGTTGCCTGCGATCACGTTGTCCTCCGGCAGGAACAGCACGTCGTCCGGTGGCCGGACGATCACGCGTCCACCGGAGAGTCCCTTGCCGACATAGTCGTTGGCGTCACCGACCAGATCGAGCGTGATGCCCGGCGGCAGGAATGCGCCGATCGACTGGCCGGCCGAACCCGTCAGCGTCACGTGGATGGTGTCGTCCGGCAGCCCCGCCGCACCGTAGCGGCGCGTGACCTCCGAGCCCAGCAGGGTGCCCACGGTGCGGTTGACGTTGCGCACCGGCAGTTCCAACCGCACCGGATGGGCGTCTTCGAGTGCTCCCTCGGCCAACTGGATGAGCGTGCGGTCCAGCGCCTGTTCGAGACCGTGCTCCTGCTCGCGCAGCTTGCGGCGCTGCGTGGGCTTGGCGCCGTGAGCGTCGGTGGGCACCGCGAAGATCGGGCTCAGATCCAGTCCGCGGCTCTTCCAGTGCGCCACGCCTTCTGCGGTGTCGAGGAGTTCGGCGTGCCCGACGGCCTCGTCAATGCTGCGGAAGCCCAGTTCGGCCAGATAGCGGCGGATGTCCTCGGCGATGAACGTGAAGAAGTTCTCCACGAACTCGGGCTTGCCGTTGAACCGGGCCCGCAGTTCGGGATTCTGGGTCGCCACGCCTACGGGGCAGGTGTCGAGGTGACACACCCGCATCATGATGCAGCCCGACACCACCAGAGGCGCTGTCGCGAACCCGAATTCCTCGGCGCCGAGCAGCATGGCGACGACGACGTCGCGCGCGGTGCGCAGGCCTCCGTCGCACTGCACGGTGATGCGGTCCCGAAGACCGTTGAGCACCAACGTCTGCTGTGTATCGGCCAGGCCGATCTCCCATGGCGCACCGGCGTGCTTGAGCGAGGTCAGCGGCGCGGCGCCGGTGCCGCCGTCGTATCCGGAGATCAGCACCACGTCCGCGTGCGCCTTCGACACCCCGGCCGCGACGGTGCCCACACCGACGCTGCTGACCAGCTTGAC
This genomic window from Mycolicibacterium goodii contains:
- a CDS encoding glutamate synthase subunit beta, which produces MADPTGFLRVPKIEAAKRPVDERVGDWREVYERQDPHERAGEVSQQARRCMDCGIPFCHSGSAGCPLGNLIPEWNDLVRRGRWDAASDRLHATNNFPEFTGRLCPAPCEAACVLSISEEHTGGSVTIKRIEQSIADQAWMDGTVEPQPAQISTGKSVAVVGSGPAGLAAAQQLTRAGHEVTVYERDDRLGGLLRYGIPEYKLEKSTLNQRLAQMRAEGTRFVTECEVGVDVSVEQLRGRHQAVVLAVGALRGRDNDVPGRDLAGVHLAMEHLVPANRECEGDGPSPISAAGRHVVIIGGGDTGADCLGTAHRQGAASVTQLDYNPEPPEVRDDTLTPWPTWPLVLRTSPAHAEGGARRFEVAVQRFVGDDKGHVRAVEIAEVRVTRDAEGRRHITPVGEPLEIPCDLALLAIGFEGVEHMPLLDDLNIELNKRGAIPCGSDWQTDAPGVFVCGDAHRGASLVVWAIAEGRSAAHAVDAYLMGESDLPSPVRPGALPLAVV